One Misgurnus anguillicaudatus chromosome 5, ASM2758022v2, whole genome shotgun sequence genomic window, TTCCGCCGCCGTTTTTTCTTCTGGCGCCCCATCGGAGTGTGGCGGTGCTCCCTGAAGTGTCCGCGGGGTGATAAGTGCGCTGGGGCCGGAGGCAACACATACCTCTCCAAGTCAGGTTACCACATCCGTGTAAGGCTTAGTCTCTTCACACCTGTGATTAGTAATACATACATCAGTATTGAttacttaaaggtatagttcaaccaaaaatgaaaattgtgttatCATTCACTTACTCttttgttgttacaaacctgtataaatttctttattctgatgaacacaaaggaaaatattttgagaaatgtttgtaaccaaaccgtttgtgcaccccattcacttccataatattcttttttcctactatggaagtcagtgggttccaaaaaacggtttggtaacaaacattcctcaaaatatcttcctttgtaattatcagaacaaaaacatttatacgggtttgtaacaacatgacagtgagtaaacaatgacacaattttctttttttagtgaactttccctttaacaCACATGAATGCTGATCTGTGATTGATGTTtgatctctctctttctctctctctctctctctctctctcactccgATATGTGTTTTAGGTACGTCACATCTGCGACGTGTCTGGTTGGTACACCATGGCGACAGAGGTGGTTACCTGTGGACCGTGCCTCAAGGCAGGGGTGGAGCGAGTGGTCACATGGGTCGGTGGCTGGCATGGAACGATGCCATCCTGGAGCAGCTGAGCGAGGCTCATCGGGCCAGGTTTCCGGCTGTGCTGACCGTTAAGCGTGGGGTGGACAAAACTGTGATTCGCCTCCTGCGTGACCGCACAGAGGGGAACACCATGGTTAAGGTGTGGCGGCAGGTGCAGGAGAATCATATGGAGGCTACTATCAAAGAAAGGACCTCTACACCACACTCCTCATGGCCTTGGTGAAACCCGGAGGCATCGTCTCTGCGTTGGGCCACGGGCAGTTCCAGGCGGCACCTCTTCCCAGAGAGCTACCCTGTGCGCGGCTCCTGCGGCACGCCTTTCTCCTGGCTGAGGCGGAAAATGTTCAGGACTACCGGAGCCAGATACTGTCCACGTTCGGCACCGTCCTGAAAATGGACTCAACAAAGAAGGCAAGTGTGTTGACATACAAACATAAGCACCACATTGAACACCACATTGTGCACGAAACACCACATTATGTAAAACTAAACTGTTttctatttgtttgttttgttgtaggTGGTAAAGAAATTGTCTGGGGAGGGCAAGGGCTCGGCCGAGTGGTTCACCAGCATCGGGAACGAGTACTCCCAGATCGTGTCCTTTGTTCTCACCTGTGAGGAGTCTGTGGAAAAGCTGGGGCCCATGTGCCGTGGCGTGATGAAGCGGTTTCGGCTCGCCAATCAACCTGTACCCAAGATCCTTTACATCGACCGGGGATGCTGCAAGGCACAGGGTCCGACGGCCATGGAGACGCTCTTCCAGCCTTGGGTGGATGACGGGATGGTGGTGAGGCTGGACATTTTCCACTGGCTCCATCGCTTTGATGCTGCTCTGCGGACCGAAGCCCGCTCGAAGTACGGCGCCTTCAAGTCTGCGTTGGTCGGGGCAGTGCTGGCCTATAACCGCGAGGACCTCCAGCTCCTCATCAAGGCTGTCAGGGCCAGAGACCCTGCCATAATGGAGGTGGTGAGTGACGAGGATGTGGTCCGGCGTTACATCTCCCGAGACCGGCTTAAACATCATGTCCGTCGTGTCACCCTCAGTGCCCAGGAGACATTTCGTCTTGTCCACCTGGTAATCGAAGAGCTCAAGGGTCCAGCAGGGCTCGACGAGAGCGGTGTCAGCCTCTTCAAGTCCCCTGGTGAGAAAAAtcacctcacacacacacacgcacatacatacgcacagacacacacacacacacacacacaatgtcaaTATGTGCAAAATGACAACAGCTCAccatgcatgtttgtgtgtttttgtgtttacaGCAGCCATAGATGAGATGTGGGCCAGCCAGCAGCGACACCTGGAATGCATCCAGGACCCACCAGGCATGGCCATGTACCGGGTTGCCTGCACAACGACCATCAACGGTGTGGACCTGCCCTATTACAAGTGCCTGCGTGGGAGCAACAGCCTGGAGGGGTTCCACAAGTCGCTGCCCCAAATGATTCCAGGTAAACTAAGGgtgtaaaatatttgtttaattgcaAAAATTACAACACATGTTCCTTTTGTGTCATTCTGATAATACCTGTGGTTGGGATGTTCAGGTCCCCACTGTGCGGCACGGCCTTACCAGGTCTACCTCATCAGTGGTATCGCCAGGTGGAACTCCGACCGCAGCTCGGATGCCGTGTTTGGGGGCGGAGGCCGGCACCACAGAGTCTACTCAGCGCCGCTCATTGATCGCCTCAACTCCCGCTGCCAGCTGCTGTTTGGTGAGACAGTAGAAGAAAACTTCAGGGCCCCGGCCAACATCCAGTCTGACGAGCTGCTTGGGCTCGAGTATCTTTTCAGCCAGAGCACGGGGGAGTCCTTCTCTCTTGAGGGCATCATCAATGACGGTCCTGGGCCGGAGGAGGAGGTCATTCAGCCTGGGCAGGCCGACCCAGACGCCGAAGCAGATGAGGCATACCACAGCGACACGGAACATCCTGCTGCTGAGCCTCGCATTACACTTATCAGCAGTGAGACTGCTACGGTCAACCCTCCTGCCTTTGTGAGTAGAGTACCTATTTGTCTGATAAAAGATAATACAGTGATTAATGTGCAGGTAAAAAAAGTAGAATGCTTTAGTGTATAAGAAATATGATTGAAGTACATGAAGTAAAAAACAAGTATGCTTCTACttgttgtgctttatttaaagagtatAACTTCCAAAAAGATGTAATTAAGTTCAACTTGAAGTACAAAAcgtccaaaaaatatatttttaggggTATTTCCATTAGAATGGCGATACAATGCAATTGTACAGTAAGTGTGCTTAATTGCTCATGAATCTTGATTTTCAGTTTTGTAGTTTAGTGCACTTGTTGTTCCATTTTAGTGTACGATTTACGCTTGAAGTTTAGTCAAATAGATGTTAAGTTGAAGTAAATACATAATTGAAAACACTTAACTATACTTGGATTTGATGAAAATAGTACAAAATGTTGaaaatataaagtatatttttaatagaattATTTTTCACCTAGGATGAAAAACAAGACATTGTATACATTGGAACTTACCtacttttctctctctgtgcATGTTTTCCAGGAGGATGTCTGCAGTGAAAATCCTCTGCCGGGGTTTCAGAAGCTGGAGGAATTCTGTACTGTGTTGGTGGAGGTCGGCTTGACAGACCAGAAGCTGCTCCTCAACACTGCACAGAGGAACAGGGTCCTCGATGCCTGGAATGCGGTGGAGGAACATGACAAGCAGCCACAGAAGTACCACCAGCTGTACCGCACACACTGGGGAAACACCCTGTACTGCAGAACCAAAAGGGATGACCTTGCAGATGCCGCCGTGGTACAGAAAGTTAAGATGGCCAAAAGGTACGCACCAGCACAGCAGGACATCAGCCCGCAGCACAACCGGCTAATGTATGTGCTTGTCAAGCTGCTGTGGCTGCACTCCCCTAAGGCCTCTTGTTCCAACCCCGAGAAGGCCAGCATCCTTAAGGCCTATGACAGGATCCAGCACCGGGTCTTGGTGGATGACCCAATCCTGTGCAAGGCAGGCATCCCTCTCCCTAAAATAAACACGAAAACAGTGAGGGACTTCATCCGCCAGCAGGAGAGGCTGGTGAACCTGCACGCCACCAGGCGGCCAGCGGTCATCTCCAAGACCACCTCTGTATCATCTGAAGAGCTGCCTCCTGCACCGTGCCAACCTGCCGTCCTCCCTCCACCTGACTACCCCGTGATGGAGTACATCCCCACGCCCAGCACAGCCGGCACAAAGGTGTTGAAGGGACGGACCAACATGCTGGTGGCGACGCCACAgcctcctccacagcttcctcCTCAGCCACCATTGCCTCTGCCGGTAAGGAGAATCCCCGCCCCCTCCACCATCACCAAGCCTGTTCTGCCCTTTGTCTCCCAGTATGCGGGCCCCTCATCCACGCAGGCGCCAATCCCGGTCGCTTCACCTGTGCCCATCAGACCAGCTGTTCAGCTGACCTCTGGACAGAACACTGTTGTAGGATCATCGTGGTCTCGATCCACACAGTATAAGAGGAAGCTGGCAGACCACCCCACAGAGCTGGGCGTTAAGCTGATGAGGGTGCAGCATCTCCCGACCTGTAAGGCTTGTGGGCATACAATCCAGGGACACAAAAAGTACAAAAAGAAGACATATTGCCCTGCGATTAACCGCTCTGCTTCCAAGGGACTGGAGAACAGAGAATTTAGAAACTATGAACATTTTGTCTCTGTTGTGGACGGACTGGAGGAGTGAACGGCTGGCCCGTTGTAAATAGTGTATATAGTTCTTGTGTTCAAGTTTTACTGTTCTacgttttgtgtgttttttacatGGCACTATTGGTTCTCTGCACTGTTGCTCTATTTCATGCACGTTATGAAGAATTGTTCTGTATGTTCTGGTCTTACAATTGCCTTTTAACACGGCACAATTGGTTCTCTGAACTGTTGCCCTATTTCATGCATATTATGAAGAATTGTTCTGTATGTTCTGGTCTTACAATTGCCTTTTAACACGGCACAATTGGTTCTCTGAACTGTTGCCCTATTTCATGCACGTTATGAAGAATTGTTCTGTATGTTCTGGTCTTACAATTGCCTTTCAACACGGCACAATTGGTTCTCTGAACTGTTGCCCTATTTCATGCACGTTATGAAGAATTGTTCTGTATGTTCTGGTCTTACAATTGCCTTTTAACACGGGCACAATTGGTTCTCTGAACTGTTGCCCTATTTCATGCACTTTATGAAGAATTGTTCTATATGTTCTGGTCTTACAATTGCCTTTTAACACGGGCACAATTGGTTCTCTGAACTGTTGCCCTATTTCATGCACTTTATGAAGAATTGTTCTATATGTTCTGGTCTTACAATTGCCTTTTAACACGGCACAATTGGTTCTCTGAACTGTTGCCCTATTTCATGCAT contains:
- the LOC129421673 gene encoding uncharacterized protein codes for the protein MCRGVMKRFRLANQPVPKILYIDRGCCKAQGPTAMETLFQPWVDDGMVVRLDIFHWLHRFDAALRTEARSKYGAFKSALVGAVLAYNREDLQLLIKAVRARDPAIMEVVSDEDVVRRYISRDRLKHHVRRVTLSAQETFRLVHLVIEELKGPAGLDESGVSLFKSPAAIDEMWASQQRHLECIQDPPGMAMYRVACTTTINGVDLPYYKCLRGSNSLEGFHKSLPQMIPGPHCAARPYQVYLISGIARWNSDRSSDAVFGGGGRHHRVYSAPLIDRLNSRCQLLFGETVEENFRAPANIQSDELLGLEYLFSQSTGESFSLEGIINDGPGPEEEVIQPGQADPDAEADEAYHSDTEHPAAEPRITLISSETATVNPPAFEDVCSENPLPGFQKLEEFCTVLVEVGLTDQKLLLNTAQRNRVLDAWNAVEEHDKQPQKYHQLYRTHWGNTLYCRTKRDDLADAAVVQKVKMAKRYAPAQQDISPQHNRLMYVLVKLLWLHSPKASCSNPEKASILKAYDRIQHRVLVDDPILCKAGIPLPKINTKTVRDFIRQQERLVNLHATRRPAVISKTTSVSSEELPPAPCQPAVLPPPDYPVMEYIPTPSTAGTKVLKGRTNMLVATPQPPPQLPPQPPLPLPVRRIPAPSTITKPVLPFVSQYAGPSSTQAPIPVASPVPIRPAVQLTSGQNTVVGSSWSRSTQYKRKLADHPTELGVKLMRVQHLPTCKACGHTIQGHKKYKKKTYCPAINRSASKGLENREFRNYEHFVSVVDGLEE